GTGACGACTGAAGACGCCCGATGAACCATTGTTAGGCGGCAACAGGAGGACCACGATGGCGAAGGCGAAGAAGAAGAAAAGCAAGAAGGCCAAAAAGGCGAAGAAGGTTGTAGCGGCGAAGAAGAAGACCGCGAAGAAGGCGACGAAGAAAGCCGCCAAGAAATCAGCAAAGAAGTCTGCAAAGAAATCGGCCAAGAAGTCCGCCAAGAAATCGGCGAAGAAGGCCGCCCCGAAGAAGGCGGCGAAGACTGCCAAGAAGGCCGCGAAGAAGGCTGCGCCCAAGAAGCGCGCGAAGGCTGCTCCGGCTCCGAAGGCGCAGCCGCCCATGACGGCTCCGGCTCCCGAGCCCGCACCGGAGACAAGCTG
The DNA window shown above is from Bradyrhizobium sp. CB1650 and carries:
- a CDS encoding histone, with the translated sequence MAKAKKKKSKKAKKAKKVVAAKKKTAKKATKKAAKKSAKKSAKKSAKKSAKKSAKKAAPKKAAKTAKKAAKKAAPKKRAKAAPAPKAQPPMTAPAPEPAPETSWAMPSSAETPAEGQG